In [Leptolyngbya] sp. PCC 7376, a genomic segment contains:
- a CDS encoding metallophosphoesterase yields MKIAVISCIHGNYEALTTVLDDIETNNVDQIYCLGDLVGYGPYPNEVVALMRSLDIPTTQGCWDEDIVDGLNACDCSYPSLLAEKRGKAAHVWTDEVIHPEIREYLAELPLVIKKDGLAFTHGSPQSQHEYLLPELDGFLALERVLSTEADVLFCGHTHVPYVRTIDEGSLRFSVQTDSNKSPSEQEFSTSIKRIINAGSVGEPRHGRPNATYVIYDTDTEQVTFREVEYDYKKTCAAIIEKGLPKIFAWRLANGMEFAERADDPTHLCERGV; encoded by the coding sequence ATGAAAATAGCAGTTATCTCCTGTATCCACGGGAACTACGAAGCGCTGACCACAGTGCTCGACGATATAGAAACAAACAATGTTGACCAAATTTATTGCCTTGGTGACCTCGTTGGTTATGGCCCCTACCCCAATGAGGTGGTGGCCTTAATGCGATCGCTGGATATTCCCACGACCCAAGGCTGCTGGGACGAAGATATTGTCGATGGCTTAAACGCTTGTGACTGTAGTTATCCTTCCCTATTGGCCGAAAAACGAGGCAAAGCCGCCCATGTGTGGACAGATGAAGTAATTCATCCAGAAATCCGAGAATATCTTGCCGAATTACCGTTGGTGATCAAAAAAGATGGCCTCGCATTTACCCATGGTAGCCCCCAAAGCCAACATGAATATCTCCTGCCAGAACTAGATGGCTTTCTTGCCCTAGAGCGTGTTCTCAGTACCGAAGCCGATGTGCTGTTCTGCGGCCATACCCATGTGCCCTATGTACGAACCATTGACGAAGGCTCCCTACGTTTTTCTGTGCAAACTGACTCCAACAAATCTCCCTCTGAACAGGAATTTAGCACTTCAATCAAACGAATTATCAATGCCGGATCAGTGGGAGAACCACGCCATGGCCGTCCCAATGCCACTTACGTTATTTATGACACCGACACGGAGCAAGTAACCTTTCGGGAAGTGGAATACGACTATAAAAAAACCTGCGCGGCGATTATTGAGAAGGGTTTACCGAAAATCTTTGCGTGGCGGTTGGCGAATGGCATGGAATTTGCTGAGCGTGCCGATGATCCGACCCATCTTTGTGAGCGGGGGGTATAA
- a CDS encoding metallophosphoesterase, translating to MHWAILSGIEGNLEAYEAVLRDVHRQTPKVTDLFILGDLIDGTPEGNAVVDRIRNPKRGELMPQVCKGAWEEQCLIVRGLAAEPEDKSFIKEKGGDILKQLWDNVPREMVQWFSQLHFGFAELDCLLVHGSSLNVFEKLTPDLSPLILLDRLARTGSNRLFCGRSGQTFKFQLAKGRLAATVTTLDSVKEEQNYDLGDRIVIGVGNVGRQSKQATYTLYNPETDKLVFRTIRYGKTAGFG from the coding sequence ATGCATTGGGCAATTTTAAGTGGCATTGAAGGCAATCTCGAAGCCTATGAAGCGGTTTTGCGGGATGTTCACAGACAAACTCCCAAAGTGACAGACCTATTTATTTTGGGCGATCTTATCGATGGCACTCCTGAAGGAAATGCCGTCGTTGATCGCATCCGCAACCCCAAAAGAGGCGAATTAATGCCCCAGGTCTGTAAAGGTGCGTGGGAAGAACAATGTCTTATTGTGCGGGGTCTCGCGGCAGAACCGGAAGACAAGTCATTTATCAAAGAAAAGGGTGGCGATATTCTCAAACAACTTTGGGATAACGTCCCGAGGGAAATGGTGCAATGGTTTAGTCAACTGCACTTTGGATTTGCAGAGCTAGATTGTTTGCTTGTCCACGGGAGCAGTTTGAATGTGTTTGAAAAGTTGACACCAGATTTATCGCCATTGATTTTATTGGATCGACTAGCTCGAACAGGGAGTAATCGTCTGTTTTGCGGGCGATCTGGCCAAACCTTTAAGTTTCAGCTTGCCAAAGGACGGTTAGCAGCAACGGTTACCACTCTTGATTCGGTAAAAGAAGAGCAAAACTATGATTTGGGCGATCGCATTGTCATTGGCGTAGGAAATGTAGGCAGACAGTCTAAACAAGCCACTTATACGCTCTACAACCCTGAAACCGACAAGCTCGTTTTTCGGACAATCCGTTACGGGAAAACTGCCGGATTTGGTTAG